The sequence CTTACTGGGTATTAAGTTTTAGTAATGACTTGCAATTAACTAGTGAGTGACTAGAGAACTACTGCAGCTTATATGCATGTATTAGTATGTTGTAGATATGACCAAAACTATGTAGAACTGGAGAgaagttgcattttttaaaattattatctgAGATAATTTCAAAGAATATACATAATTTAACACGATATTTTTGGTTAAAGAAATAGTTAAGAATACATTATTAACATCTGTACTAATAGTCTTGTCACTTGTTTGTCATTATTAGCCAGAAGAAACCTAgtggtcaaataaaaaaaaaatcaggcacGAATAATTTAGTACCTAACTGTATTAATTATTTTAGTGCTGCAATACAATTAGGGCAATAAATgcgacattttttttctacacacaTTTGAAGTTCAATCCGACAGTGTCAGCAAACCGTTTCATTACTGGCAGTtggttttaaactttttaaatgtcttttaacaCCAGACAAACATGAGCCTGACCGTCTGTGTGACTTTCCCGGTTTCTTTTCTTACACTGGACTCGGTACCACATTCCTGCAGCCCGGCAGAAATGACCATTTCCCCGTCAGACAGCGGTCCCTTCGGTCCGCAGGACTCTTTCCGAGTCAGGTTTCCTCCGAGTCGAAGATACTCGGGTTTGAACGGAACACCTCTGTCTTGGAAAAACTGTCGCTTCACGGTTATTCTCATTTTGACTTCTCCGCACTGAATATCGAGACTCTCCCGAGTTTCCACGTCGTTATTTTCAGCGAAAGaagcaccacaaaaagacagaaaagtgatggAAAAGAGGGCGACTTCCCTACGTTTTATCCAGGAGGCCATTACTGAAGAAACAAGGCAAGATAGCGGCTAATTAATTAGCGcaggtgtgttttattgtgctctCGTGCGCTCGAAACGGCTGTGCTGCCTTCAGAGACCCGCAAAAACGTTGTAATTCAGACAGCTTCAGAAATGATATACAGTATCTCTGTTGATCCGTCACTGCGAAACTTTACACGATACAGCAGCGAGAAACAAATGAGGCATGGAAGAAGCAAGACAAGAATTAAAAAAGTACAATAgtgctaaaaataaagataataaagACAATGTACACTTTTCACATCTGCAGATGAGACATGAATATACACATAATTTTACACTTATAATGAATATATCTATAGAAATGTACACATATAACAtgatgaatatatatatatatatatatatatatatatatatgcataatGAATATAGTGTTGACAACATACCAAATTTGGATTAATATGGATATATTATTTGACCGATAAGTTTCTTCTGGATGGAAATTACCTAAATAAATTTCCAAAGATATTGGGTCATAAGTTAATGATATGTTTTTAGCTATTTCCGCTTGCTTTTAATTTGCTTGTTCGTTAGATAAataattatgcatttttaaagatgtcgaaaaagcataaaaatggcTTTCACCCCTGAGATCTCTAACTCtaattttgtcacttgtttatgcCATTTACAACCAAAATAAGCTTActatttaataaaaatcactgtaaataaaaatttgaagcTTAATTATACACTAAAAAAAGACCACAacgacaacaaaacaacacaaaaagttCAAGAAAAAGCTCCTGAAGGCATCACCGGCACCAACACTAAAGGCGGAACGGAATCATTACTGCAAGTGCGCCGTCAGGACTGTTATTGCAGTTACACCAGGTGGCCGTCGGGTGAGTAGTCCGTGCTGCACACAGCTGGGACAGTGTTTGAATTGACAGCAGGTTTAGTGTGACATATCTGtggaaacatgttgtaaaaatggaTGAAAAGGTCGGAGCTTCAGAGGAGAGGATCGACTGGGGCGGAAGTGGAGCAGAAGAGGGGAAAATTGCGCACCAGATCCAAAGCTTGTTAAAGAATATACACTCTGGTCTTCCTAACCCACCCTCGGATCCTGTGAAGTGCTCCCAGATTAAAGGAGACTATCTGTACTTCCACTACGGCTGTGATGGTTGTGATGACAGAGGTTGGGGATGTGGTTATCGCACCATCCAAACTATGGCCTCCTGGCTTTGCCTCAGCCGGACCCAGCGCAGGCCTGCACCAAGCCTCCCAGAGATCCAGCAAGCCCTGGTTACCATGGGGGACAAGCCGGGCTCCTTCTCAGGCTCCAGGGAGTGGATCGGCACATTTGAAGCCTCCCTGGTTCTGGACTATTTCTACGACGTCCCCTGTAAGCTGGTGCATGTGAGAGGCGGAGGAGTGGAGCTGGAGAAGGTAGCTGTGGAGGAGCTCCATCAGCACTTTGAGAAGCATGGATCTCCAGTCATGATGGGAGGGGACAGGGACAACTCCTCTAAAGGGATATTAGGGGTGTGGACCGGGGAGAAGGGGAGCTACCTGCTCGTTGTCGACCCTCACTACTATGGATGTGAGCTGGAGAGGTCGGAGCTGCAGAGGAGAGGGTGGGTGGCGTGGAAGCGAGTTTCATCTCTGGATCAGTCTTCGTTTTATAATCTGTGTATGCCTCAGACTGCTACAAAGGGAATATAGTAGGTCGATTTCTATATAAGGTCtcctaaattattattatttgtatcgATGAATGAGAAGAAATTGTGGAAAGTGTCTATgaagctttgttttatttagctgcagtgcCATCCTGTGGTTAAACTTatattaaaaacagaataattgaAGTTTAACTCTCTTGTTGTCCTCaattatgggcaccaaaaaatattgtttccttgtcggaaaaaaatccaaaaattcagcaaaaaattccacaaatttctgaaaacgtgcaaaaccttcagaaagaatattccaataattccttaaaagtttccctgaaaagttttatttaaaaaaaaatcccccaaatttggcaagaaaattcctgtacatattttcaaaaaatgagtaaaaatcttccaaaaaatcctaaaaatatctaaagtggctacagatatatcagtaaaacttctaatatattcacataaaattctaatatattcacataaaaatcaaccaaaatccagcaaatttcgctggattttggttgattttttttttgtgaatgttcttaagaaacatttttaacatttctttttttccaccaaaaaatgttcaaaaatttcccaaaaatattgaaaatgtggacattaaaagtttaattgtgaaaatattttcttcccacattttcagactttaaaacgggtcagtttgacccgcaggacgacacaagagTTAAAAACAGAATCACTGAAGTTTAagtatatgatttttttttttttttataactccCATTAAAATCTCCTTGGAGATCACATCAGGCATTTCTTTGAATGATATTAGACTCAGACTGTGATCTGCACATGCAAACAAAGTTTCATTATTAAAATTCTGGATTAGAAATTTAATAGGACTGTTTTAGTGAGAGCAATGCTTTATACAGTCAATACTGTGAATATTAAGTGAATTAATTCACATTAGACACTGCATGTGTGTAGCTACActgtaaaaggaaaaaacaaaaacatagtaAACTAATTCTCAAGCAGCTGGGcctccaaaaacatactgaaaaaTAATGGGACATACAAtaatattatgtatttatttacactaccagtcaaaagtttggacacaccttctcattcagtgctttttatttatttgtattactttctacattgtagattaatactgaagattaatacttttttgtttacaacataattccatatgtattcttttatagttttgatgtcatcggtattaatctacaatgtagaaaataattaaataaaaacctttgagaaggtgtgtccaaacttttgactggtagtgtatgtaaactgAAATTTTGGagccttgatttttttttttttttttttttagctttttaataTTCAATGAAGAATATCtacatgtgtaaaaacaataaCGTTGTGTACAATATatagtaattttatttttttcatttttaggaaatcttaatataatatttgtgaaattatgtaTGCCATATTTGAGAATGTATTTTAACAATcttttgatgtaaaaaaaaaaatgtaactctCTAAAAACAATGGatattttattcttgtttaGAGTTAAATGTTTTTAGTGGTATACATTAGGCAAGTAAATTCAAAggctatttttgtatttttatttatatatttttgaattcaaaaatccagaaaaataattaaataaaaaggaaaacttttttttagagtgaaaataaaagcacatagTTTTACTAGAATTCTAGGAATTTTGCAATCAAACATGTGTTACTTTAGCGCCTCAAACATGAAGATctcttctcatttttgtttgtttcattttctattGTTGCTCTGACAAAAACAATTTGCAGATGTCTGCTTCAGTTTCGGCAATATTATGATTAACTTCTAAAAAGTTATTCCTGAGATTTTACAGACCCAAAGATGAATCAAGAACAGATAGActcaatttttatttcttgcaatGCATCATCTAGATTCACAGCACGTCTTATTTCTATGCATATTCAAACTGCAAGAACATTAAACCTTTCTGCAGTCAAGTGCTGGATCTCTAACACATTTTCAACTCCCTCTCAGCTCTCTGGCACACAATCATTATAGAAAATCTGGAAGTTCTTGTCCACATCCATCCTCCCCTTGAGGAATTTCTCCAGATTTTTGAGAGGAACTTCCACCATGTTGTTGTTGATGCGATCATTGAACCCATAAGCTCCAAATACAGGGAACTTGTAGCGCACAAAGTACGGCGCATTCTGGTCGAACTCGGTGCAGCAGTAGGCCGACCACATGTACTCCGGTACGGCCACCCGGTCCAGGTTGTTGCGACGGATCGTGTGGCCCGAAGTGGTGACCCCGGTGACCACAAAGGCTTTGCCGCGGCAGTAGTTGTTGAGGCGTTTCCGGATGAGGTCCTGGTGTTCGGCCCAGGGACCCAAGTTGAACTCCCTGATCTGAGGCACCACATTGGTCAAGCTGTAGGTGGAGGCTTTGTCTAGAGGGTCGGCCTGGTGCTCATCGGGATTGAGTTGGCCGCGTTCGTACTGGACCACGTCGGCGTAGTCCTCCAGGACCGCCTGGGTGTCCTCAAAGTTCATATGCATGCTTGCAGACTGGGGGAAGGGCTCCatgttgctgctgctcttctctgAGGCCAACTGtaggagagagaagaaacagGCGCAGTATTGCTGAAACTTTGCATAACTATAGTACTAAATGGCAAAGAAGGCACTGTCTCACTGAAGCACCATTCACAGCAATAAAGTAGCATATCTCACAGTTACATTGGTGCCCCTAGCATAGTCACTGCAGCTCTTTGAACTCAAAATATATTGATATTTGTATTATGTGTCCAAAGATTGAAACTCTTAAATAAATATAGCATTTGCAAGGTAAAACAAGCTTGATTTTTGAGTGACAGGCAGAAAGAAAACTGGCTTTTAATCATTATAAAGTAGCATTCACACTAACCTGAGGCTCAAACATCCAAGGGAAGTCCACCTTCTTCTCCCCGTCGGACTTCTTGAACGTGTAGGCGGAGTAGATGGGGACGTGTCTGTGGGGGTCATACAGGGTGACGTACCGGGGTTTATCCTCGTACCTCTGGCAGATCTTCTTAAAGGAGTTGCTGAGGTATCCTCGGGGTGGAGTGCCCATGTACAGAGAGTCCTTGCAGCGCTCCACATGGTTGAAGTCTCCAACCACCCCAGCCTCTGCCTCCATTAGTAACACACCAGTCAGAACAGCTGCCAGGGCTAAGGCACAGTTTGCAGATGTAGGTATCATCCCTGCTGCTCTATTTTCTCAGTCTTTTACGTCCTTCTAAACCTCTCTGCTCCTGCGAGTATGTCTTCCACTGTTTTGTAACAACTGCCGCCTCTGTCCAACTCTACCACCCTCAGCATTTCCCTTCCGACCTTCAAGCGAACTGGTCTCCCATTGTAAAGTCTTTTCCATTTATTCAAATCACCACAAGTGTCGTAGAAGCTGCTCCAAAGCCGTGAATGTTATCAGTCGCTGAGAGTATTTTATCATATTCAATGCTATAGGAAAAAATGACACTCATAGTGGTGGCATAATGGCAttcaaggttgtttttttttgtttgtttttttttggtttctttaagGTTGAGAGAAGATTCAAGAGTAAAAATGAGAATGAAAGAGATTGAACAAAGGCAGAGTCAGAAGAAATTGAATGTCTTACACAGGAAATCTATCAGATTACAGAAAGTCATCTTTTTACGTAGAGCACAGCAGTATTCTAttttgaaaaagacaaacataaaATTTCTACAGACCTTCTTCAAGCTCTCTTTTGCCACAGTAGGTatacttgttttttgtcaatcACATAGACCAAAATGTCTgcaaattcaacattttacacaataaaaattctgatttttttgcttaaattgCTGTTTCAATCTTGTGTTTTAGTGTAGTTACCTCTTGTGTTATGTTGAAAGCATCTTTTCTCACATGTCTTGGTTGATACTATGTACTGTCTTTGTCTTGTACTGATTCCTCATGCTTTACTTTACTTAATGGATAcatattttaatagttttttggATTTGTTACTGGACAAAGTTTTGAATCTCACCTGAACTCTGCAATCACATTTAATGTGTTCCTCTGCCAGCctgtcttcctctttctgtaagttttgttcttcttgtgtCACTTTCCTGTCTTGCAGTTCCATATAATGTGAGATCCAAAACACAGAGGTGATAGAAATTTAAGGTGAGAATATAAGACAGATTTCTATTGCAGGAACTTAAAGGAAGGGCAAGGTGGCGCGAATGTTGACAAGAATGAAACCATAGTCGGCCCTTTCAGTCTTTCTATTTCTATTATAATGTAACTGTCTACAACTACAACTGTTGACTCTTAGTTCTATGTAACCGGTTCTATGAACATATGGGAAATGGGACAATGAAGATTTGTTATGTGGCCTATTTGTTAAGTTTTACTTTGAAGATGGATACTGCCATGGACCTGCCTTGGTATGGATACTTTTTCTGCCCTCAAAAACACCCTAAAAGTGGTTTTAAAAATGGCTCAAGCCTCTCttccaagttcctgcagtggacaatagacaaattaaatcaaTACGAAAAGGCCTTTTACTTTTTAGAATTCTTTTTCAATGGATCCCACGTGAAAATATTCTAATGGCTTATCGTGATAattaaatagaataaatgtTCTTCCTGAATATGTCAGAAATAAAGCTTCAAAGACAGTTTCatgtaatagttttttttttttactgtgaaatacACAAAGAAGGTACATTTTGTTACACTGAATGTAATGTCTTCTAGTTGACCTTTTTCACAGTAGGCATTTTGACATGTCTTACCAGCTGTTACTGATATCATTAAAAACAGCTGCGTTCAATTAAGCCAGCCAGTTCTAAAGTTGAGAAGACAGTTGTAAgtgaaaaaggaggaagaggaggagagaacaaacacaagacaaacaaatTCTATCCTTCTGTCTCTGTGATGGCCAATTTCTCACTTCACCTTCCAATGCGGTTGTTCAGAATAAGTAGAAAACACCCTCGATTTCCAACTTTAGCGTTTCTCTTGACCCAGTTCTGAGAGATCTGAGTGTCACTGTAATGATCTAAGCACCAAAATGTCTGCAGTGAAAATGGTCTGTAGGTTTTAAACCTCTTTAACAGCAGACATGTTATCATGCCACAGCAGAAAATGTACAGATGTAGGTAATAAAATGAATTATGGCTAATTTCCATTTAGCTGCCTTAGTTTATGGCTCCTGATACTGTGCATGTTGGCTCACTGTCATGACTCAAGTAGACAGCTATTTTTAGTGATATCAGTAACACATGGGCATTTCTTCTTACATAGCACATAGCTACCTTATACCTTAATATTTCTCAGTTCAATTCTACCAGATGCTGGTGGCACACAGTCACCCGCAAAGATCTGAAAGTTCTGGTTTACAAAGGTGGTCTTCTTGAGGAACTCTTCAAGCTTCTGGACGGACATTTCCACCACCCCGTTGTTTTCTTCCTCGTTGAGGCCATAGTGAGCAAAAGATGGGAACCTGTAGCGCTCATTATAAGGTGTATTGTGGTCGTAGTCATCGCAGCAATAAGCTGACCACAGGTAGGTGGGAACCGCAATGCGTTTCATGTTTTCCCGGCGGATCATCTTCCCCGAGGTGGTGATGCCGGTGACAATGTAAGCTGTTCCATGGCAGTAGTTGTTGAGCCGTTTGCGGATGATGTGCTCCTGTGTGTTCCAGACTCTGTTGTTGAGGTCGGGCACCATGGGAACGACGT comes from Amphiprion ocellaris isolate individual 3 ecotype Okinawa chromosome 23, ASM2253959v1, whole genome shotgun sequence and encodes:
- the LOC111571592 gene encoding endonuclease domain-containing 1 protein-like, with the translated sequence MIPTSANCALALAAVLTGVLLMEAEAGVVGDFNHVERCKDSLYMGTPPRGYLSNSFKKICQRYEDKPRYVTLYDPHRHVPIYSAYTFKKSDGEKKVDFPWMFEPQLASEKSSSNMEPFPQSASMHMNFEDTQAVLEDYADVVQYERGQLNPDEHQADPLDKASTYSLTNVVPQIREFNLGPWAEHQDLIRKRLNNYCRGKAFVVTGVTTSGHTIRRNNLDRVAVPEYMWSAYCCTEFDQNAPYFVRYKFPVFGAYGFNDRINNNMVEVPLKNLEKFLKGRMDVDKNFQIFYNDCVPES
- the ufsp1 gene encoding inactive Ufm1-specific protease 1 → MDEKVGASEERIDWGGSGAEEGKIAHQIQSLLKNIHSGLPNPPSDPVKCSQIKGDYLYFHYGCDGCDDRGWGCGYRTIQTMASWLCLSRTQRRPAPSLPEIQQALVTMGDKPGSFSGSREWIGTFEASLVLDYFYDVPCKLVHVRGGGVELEKVAVEELHQHFEKHGSPVMMGGDRDNSSKGILGVWTGEKGSYLLVVDPHYYGCELERSELQRRGWVAWKRVSSLDQSSFYNLCMPQTATKGI